The Pocillopora verrucosa isolate sample1 chromosome 14, ASM3666991v2, whole genome shotgun sequence genome has a segment encoding these proteins:
- the LOC136278147 gene encoding QRFP-like peptide receptor, which translates to MCYNSTSFINSSDCNETVPLVKEPSFSKVYRLVTTILFSAILVASLAGNSLVVFTILRQKSMKTPCNYFIMNIALADLGVGLIAAPLRILEIFTSWPFGDFMCRFLWPIQDVFVCVSVLTHTTIGLERYRAIVKPFNPKISLRKTRVIITILWLGCYGASGIPQAFLLELIEVLPGWRICSLQWPSQMFRRCYIAYLVLVFIMVPLAVQTCCYIKIITVLNRKREFGASTRIVSKNSDEHERRKKNKRRLIRMLLTSLVIFQFCYLPRGTLMVTLEFQPVEVIRSSRTIAYADLICLVLYYCKHVVNPVILFLMSADFRKAFVASMTECVGKPDHSLFSQRESIGPESLQEASV; encoded by the coding sequence ATGTGCTATAACTCAACATCTTTCATCAACTCAAGTGACTGTAACGAAACAGTACCTCTTGTAAAAGAACCCTCATTTAGCAAGGTTTATCGACTGGTAACCACTATTCTGTTCAGCGCCATCCTTGTTGCAAGCCTGGCCGGCAACAGCCTGGTTGTTTTTACAATCCTTCGACAGAAAAGCATGAAAACtccatgtaattattttatcatGAATATTGCTCTCGCAGACCTCGGTGTTGGGCTGATCGCGGCACCCTTACGTATTCTGGAAATATTTACCTCCTGGCCATTTGGAGATTTTATGTGCCGCTTTCTGTGGCCGATCCAAgatgtttttgtgtgtgtgtccGTTCTCACTCATACTACGATTGGCCTAGAGAGATACAGGGCTATCGTCAAACCTTTTAATCCAAAAATATCTTTGCGGAAAACCAGagttatcattactattttaTGGTTGGGATGTTACGGCGCCAGCGGAATACCACAAGCCTTTTTATTGGAACTGATCGAAGTTCTGCCAGGCTGGAGAATTTGCTCGCTTCAATGGCCTTCGCAGATGTTCCGTCGCTGTTACATCGCGTATCTAGTCCTTGTTTTTATAATGGTTCCACTGGCTGTTCAAACCTGTTGTTACATTAAGATCATCACTGTTTTAAATAGGAAAAGAGAATTTGGGGCATCTACTCGCATCGTTTCCAAGAACAGCGACGAACATGAGAGACGGAAAAAAAATAAGCGGCGTCTTATTCGGATGTTGCTCACGAGTTTGGTTATCTTTCAATTCTGCTATCTCCCTCGCGGTACTTTGATGGTTACTCTCGAATTCCAGCCAGTTGAAGTTATAAGAAGCAGCCGGACTATCGCCTATGCAGATTTAATTTGCCTAGTTCTGTACTACTGCAAACATGTTGTAAATCctgttattttgtttctaaTGAGCGCTGATTTTCGAAAAGCGTTTGTAGCCAGTATGACGGAGTGTGTCGGAAAGCCAGATCACAGTCTCTTTAGTCAACGGGAAAGCATCGGCCCAGAATCGCTTCAAGAAGCGTCGGTTTAG